In Arachis stenosperma cultivar V10309 chromosome 1, arast.V10309.gnm1.PFL2, whole genome shotgun sequence, one DNA window encodes the following:
- the LOC130973818 gene encoding uncharacterized protein LOC130973818 isoform X1 → MNPVFRTLLAPHKTQRRSTPSPSLTLELVLPLTNGELSPSLPSNCWTAPAAVVGWSLEDYSCHRAALHHRRRTRLLSPSRTSVPPSPASARLHLSVAVKHSRQDRLLPPSRTLFHRRRRHLCSTGQRYSLGSALLCSILYF, encoded by the exons ATGAAcccggttttcagaaccttgcttGCTCCACACAAGACACAACGGCGCAGCACTCCCTCTCCCTCCCTCACCCTTGAGCTCGTCCTTCCCCTCACCAACGGCGAGCTATCTCCGTCACTTCCGTCCAACTGCTGGACTGCTCCCGCCGCCGTCGTAGGATGGAGCCTCGAAGATTACAGTTGCCATCGTGCAGCTCTCCACCATCGTCGCCGGACTCGCCTCCTGTCTCCGTCGCGCACCTCTGTTCCACCGTCGCCGGCGTCAGCTCGGTTGCACCTGTCA GTTGCAGTGAAGCACAGTCGCCAGGATCGCCTCCTGCCTCCGTCGCGAACTCTGTTCCACCGTCGCCGACGCCATCTCTGTTCCACCGGCCAGCGCTACTCCCTTGGATCTGCTCTGCTCTGTTCTATTCTATACTTCTAA
- the LOC130973818 gene encoding uncharacterized protein LOC130973818 isoform X2: MEPRRLQLPSCSSPPSSPDSPPVSVAHLCSTVAGVSSVAPVSSVTDSPTVLYFYASSFKVAVKHSRQDRLLPPSRTLFHRRRRHLCSTGQRYSLGSALLCSILYF, translated from the exons ATGGAGCCTCGAAGATTACAGTTGCCATCGTGCAGCTCTCCACCATCGTCGCCGGACTCGCCTCCTGTCTCCGTCGCGCACCTCTGTTCCACCGTCGCCGGCGTCAGCTCGGTTGCACCTGTCAGTTCTGTCACTGATTCCCCCACTGTTTTATACTTTTATGCTTCTAGCTTCAAG GTTGCAGTGAAGCACAGTCGCCAGGATCGCCTCCTGCCTCCGTCGCGAACTCTGTTCCACCGTCGCCGACGCCATCTCTGTTCCACCGGCCAGCGCTACTCCCTTGGATCTGCTCTGCTCTGTTCTATTCTATACTTCTAA
- the LOC130982753 gene encoding uncharacterized protein LOC130982753, which yields MGDFNEIVHMEERKGETSLSTSSEDFRAWINDIEFVDLMLNYRKYIWFRGQSCNRIDRSLLGRWHKQRFGNIPEKIKKFEDEIKRMLWLAMGSRHAKEMDRNTRYFDNIASVRRRNNRIESLVNNGRLVRNYARIMVVTRDFYRKLYQQKASPNISFRDGLVNRLEMEEAQALEVLPSEEEVEDTTARLPADSNVTWVELSLKFVGAKEINDLTLISMVGCIYKMISKVLTRRMRSVMSGLVGESRSAFVKGRRIHDGALIACETVQWLKLKRKASAIIKLDFQKAYDRVKWISVDIGVEKIGFSRRWSPWNSMLL from the exons ATGGGAGATTTCAATGAAATTGTGCATATGGAGGAAAGAAAAGGGGAGACTAGCTTGTCAACATCTTCTGAAGACTTCAGAGCATGGATAAATGATATAGAGTTCGTGGACTTGATGCTTAATTATCGCAAGTATATATGGTTTAGAGGCCAGTCTTGTAATCGTATAGATAGAAGCCTG CTAGGTAGATGGCACAAGCAGCGCTTTGGGAATATACCTGAGAAGATAAAAAAGTTTGAGGACGAGATCAAGAGGATGTTATGGTTAGCAATGGG ATCTCGACATGCCAAGGAGATGGACAGGAACACAAGATATTTTGACAATATTGCATCAGTAAGAAGAAGGAATAACCGGATTGAGTCTTTAGTGAATAATGGGAGATTGGTAAGGAATTATGCAAGAATTATGGTCGTCACTAGAGATTTCTATAGGAAACTATACCAACAGAAAGCTTCGCCAAATATTAGCTTTCGAGATGGTCTAGTCAATCGGTTGGAGATGGAAGAAGCTCAAGCGTTAGAGGTGTTACCGTCGGAGGAGGAAGTGGAGGACACA ACGGCAAGGCTACCAGCAGATTCTAATGTTACTTGGGTAGAGCTGTCACTGAAATTTGTAGGCGCAAAGGAGATAAATGATCTTACACTAATCAGTATGGTTGGATGCATTTATAAGATGATATCAAAAGTGTTGACAAGAAGAATGAGAAGCGTAATGTCAGGCTTAGTTGGGGAATCACGGAGTGCTTTTGTCAAGGGTAGGAGGATACATGATGGAGCGTTGATAGCATGTGAAACTGTACAATGGCTAAAACTGAAGAGGAAGGCGTCAGCAATCATCAAATTGGACTTCCAGAAAGCCTATGACAGAGTCAAGTGGATCTCTGTTGATATTGGGGTAGAAAAGATAGGGTTCAGTAGAAGATGGAGTCCATGGAACTCTATGTTGTTGTAA